A DNA window from Streptomyces sp. CA-278952 contains the following coding sequences:
- a CDS encoding DUF2264 domain-containing protein: protein MTVSPGALFELLPADRVSSPYTGYTRAHWEAAADGMLDAAWKWATPGGARLDLPGPPSHSGVRSDGLEGYARTFLAAGFRVAGAGGKDPNGLLERYADGLDAGTRTPGRDDAESWPLILDHDVQGQPMVESASVALGLRLTRPWLWERLTPDVRDRAEHWLRGALRHVPAGNNWYLFPYTVAGFLESVGRGDAETARARERALELLESWYRGDGWYADGDGRAFDHYNGWALHLYPLLDAHLSGDARESARHGARLREHLGSFSLMFGGDGAPLHFGRSLTYRFAASTAVGLGAVTGHTPLAPGASRRVVSGALRYFLERGAVDGSGLLSFGWHGPHAATLQTYSGPASPYWASKAFVSLLAPAEHPFWSSPEEAAPSEGPDQVLSVPAAGFLVQSTRADGVVRLHNHGSDHVRPDEGESAADEDPHYARLAYSTVTGPTSGANTADNHLSVTVGGARSARRRIHPLGSGHGDGWGWAASWHLPVFPAGPSTVPGLRVESAIVARGRHELRVHRVLGAPDGARAELTGWATDPGGAVRSRLWGLHGWEAPEDVRAPQGTAFARRATVPRLAAEVTGTVVLAALASLTADPEADPEPAEVVGRVRVAGDTVEVRWAQDGARTRITFGEAAVTVDHGPPDSP from the coding sequence ATGACCGTCTCCCCTGGTGCCCTCTTCGAACTGCTTCCGGCAGACCGCGTGTCGAGCCCGTACACCGGATACACCCGCGCCCACTGGGAGGCGGCCGCCGACGGGATGCTGGACGCCGCCTGGAAGTGGGCCACGCCGGGTGGCGCCCGGCTCGACCTGCCCGGTCCCCCGTCGCACTCGGGCGTCCGCTCCGACGGGTTGGAGGGATACGCGCGCACGTTCCTGGCGGCCGGCTTCCGGGTCGCGGGGGCGGGCGGCAAGGACCCGAACGGACTGCTGGAACGGTACGCGGACGGGCTCGACGCCGGTACGCGCACACCGGGCCGGGACGACGCGGAGTCCTGGCCGCTGATCCTGGACCACGATGTGCAGGGGCAGCCGATGGTGGAGTCGGCCTCGGTGGCCCTCGGGCTGCGGCTCACCCGGCCCTGGCTCTGGGAGCGGCTGACGCCCGACGTGCGGGACCGGGCGGAGCACTGGCTGCGGGGCGCGCTGCGGCACGTTCCGGCGGGCAACAACTGGTATCTCTTCCCGTACACCGTGGCCGGCTTCCTGGAGTCGGTGGGCCGGGGCGACGCGGAGACGGCACGGGCCCGGGAGCGGGCTCTGGAGCTGCTGGAGAGCTGGTACCGGGGCGACGGCTGGTACGCCGACGGGGACGGGCGAGCCTTTGACCACTACAACGGCTGGGCGCTGCACCTGTATCCGCTGCTCGACGCCCATCTGTCGGGCGACGCGCGGGAGTCGGCACGGCACGGGGCGCGGTTGCGCGAGCATCTGGGGAGCTTCTCGCTGATGTTCGGCGGCGACGGGGCCCCGCTGCATTTCGGGCGCTCGCTGACCTATCGTTTCGCCGCGAGCACAGCTGTGGGTCTGGGCGCGGTGACCGGGCACACGCCGCTCGCCCCGGGGGCGTCCCGGCGGGTGGTCAGCGGGGCGCTGCGGTACTTCCTGGAGCGCGGCGCGGTCGACGGGAGCGGGCTGTTGAGCTTCGGCTGGCACGGCCCGCACGCGGCGACGCTGCAGACCTATTCAGGCCCCGCATCGCCTTATTGGGCGTCGAAGGCGTTCGTGTCCCTGTTGGCTCCCGCCGAGCATCCATTCTGGTCGTCGCCGGAGGAGGCCGCTCCGAGCGAGGGACCCGACCAGGTGCTGTCCGTGCCTGCGGCGGGCTTTCTGGTGCAGTCGACGCGGGCGGACGGCGTGGTGCGGCTGCACAACCACGGCAGCGACCACGTCCGCCCGGACGAGGGCGAGTCCGCGGCCGACGAGGACCCGCACTACGCGCGGCTCGCGTACTCCACGGTGACCGGGCCCACCTCGGGGGCGAACACCGCGGACAACCACCTGTCGGTGACCGTCGGCGGGGCGCGCAGCGCACGGCGGCGCATCCATCCGCTCGGGTCCGGGCACGGCGACGGCTGGGGCTGGGCGGCCTCCTGGCACCTGCCGGTGTTCCCGGCGGGCCCGTCCACCGTCCCCGGGCTGCGGGTGGAGAGCGCGATCGTGGCGCGGGGCCGCCACGAGCTGCGGGTGCACCGGGTGCTGGGCGCGCCGGACGGGGCGCGGGCCGAGCTGACGGGCTGGGCCACCGACCCCGGCGGCGCGGTGCGCTCACGGTTGTGGGGGCTGCACGGCTGGGAGGCTCCCGAGGACGTACGGGCCCCGCAGGGGACGGCGTTCGCGCGTCGGGCGACCGTGCCCCGGCTCGCCGCCGAGGTGACCGGCACGGTGGTCCTGGCCGCTCTGGCCTCCCTCACCGCCGACCCGGAAGCCGACCCGGAGCCTGCCGAGGTGGTGGGCCGGGTGAGGGTGGCCGGTGACACGGTCGAGGTGCGCTGGGCGCAGGACGGGGCGCGGACGCGGATCACGTTCGGCGAGGCGGCGGTGACGGTGGATCACGGACCGCCGGACAGCCCTTAG
- a CDS encoding GntR family transcriptional regulator has translation MPVEGQPVRQSRTHELVLRSIEERVFAGELRAGDRLPPERELARPLRR, from the coding sequence ATGCCCGTCGAAGGGCAGCCTGTGCGGCAGTCCCGCACCCATGAACTCGTGCTCCGCAGCATCGAGGAGCGGGTCTTCGCCGGGGAGCTCCGCGCCGGTGACCGGCTGCCGCCCGAACGGGAACTGGCTCGACCGCTACGACGGTGA
- a CDS encoding response regulator → MPTSPSIATPSRGTTAPTRILLADDHALVRRGVRLILDGEPDLTVVAEAGDGAEAIEMARVEQPDLVILDIAMPRLTGLQAARELSRVMPGLRILMLTMYDNEQYFFEALKAGAAGYVLKSVADRDLVEACRAAMRDEPFLYPGAVTALIRNFLDRVRDGEDLPARAITEREEEILKLVAEGHSSKEIAELLVISVKTVERHRANLLQKLGLRDRLELTRYAIRSGLIEP, encoded by the coding sequence ATGCCCACCTCACCGTCCATCGCCACGCCTTCCAGGGGTACGACCGCTCCGACCCGCATTCTCCTGGCGGACGACCACGCCCTCGTGCGCCGCGGCGTCCGGCTGATCCTCGACGGAGAACCGGACCTGACGGTCGTCGCCGAGGCGGGCGACGGCGCCGAGGCCATCGAGATGGCCCGTGTCGAACAGCCCGACCTGGTCATTCTGGATATCGCGATGCCCCGCCTGACCGGCCTCCAGGCGGCGCGCGAGCTGTCCCGGGTCATGCCCGGCCTGCGGATCCTGATGCTCACGATGTACGACAACGAGCAGTACTTCTTCGAGGCGTTGAAGGCGGGGGCGGCCGGGTACGTCCTCAAGTCGGTCGCGGACCGCGACCTGGTGGAGGCCTGCCGGGCGGCGATGCGCGACGAGCCGTTCCTCTACCCGGGCGCGGTGACCGCGCTCATCCGCAACTTCCTCGACCGGGTCAGGGACGGCGAGGACCTGCCGGCGCGGGCCATCACGGAGCGCGAGGAGGAGATCCTCAAGCTGGTCGCCGAGGGCCACTCCTCCAAGGAGATCGCGGAGCTGCTCGTCATCAGTGTCAAGACGGTGGAGCGGCACCGCGCCAACCTGCTCCAGAAGCTCGGTCTGCGCGACCGCCTGGAGCTCACCCGCTACGCGATCCGCTCCGGGCTGATCGAACCCTGA
- a CDS encoding sulfite exporter TauE/SafE family protein, whose protein sequence is MDTISLWQLAALAAASTLVGFSKTAVSGANTISLAVFAAVLPARESTGVLLPILIVGDLLAVRVYRRHAHWPTLLRLFPAVAVGVVAGTLFLLWADDAAVRTSIGAILLFMTGVTLWRRRIAEKETGPGADAGPGADAGPAGGDEPAAGTGRTAARGYGVLGGFTTMVANAGGPVMSLYLLSAGFRKLGFLGTSAWFFLILNVSKVPFSVGLGLIDARSLLLDACLLLFVLPGAYLGRICVDRINQKVFDRIVIGATVIGGLQLLLI, encoded by the coding sequence ATGGACACCATCAGCCTCTGGCAACTGGCCGCACTCGCGGCGGCATCCACTCTCGTCGGCTTCTCCAAGACGGCTGTCAGCGGTGCCAATACGATCAGTCTCGCGGTCTTCGCGGCCGTTCTCCCGGCCCGCGAATCGACCGGGGTGCTGCTCCCGATCCTCATCGTCGGCGATCTCCTCGCCGTACGCGTCTACCGCCGTCACGCCCACTGGCCCACCCTGCTCCGGCTGTTCCCCGCCGTCGCCGTGGGCGTCGTGGCGGGGACCCTGTTCCTGCTGTGGGCCGACGACGCGGCGGTCCGTACGTCCATCGGCGCGATCCTGCTGTTCATGACGGGCGTGACCCTGTGGCGCCGCCGGATCGCGGAGAAGGAGACCGGGCCCGGGGCGGACGCCGGGCCCGGGGCGGACGCCGGGCCCGCCGGGGGCGACGAACCCGCCGCCGGCACCGGTCGGACCGCCGCGCGCGGCTACGGGGTTCTCGGCGGGTTCACCACGATGGTCGCCAACGCCGGCGGGCCGGTGATGTCGCTCTATCTGCTCTCGGCCGGCTTCCGTAAGCTCGGCTTCCTCGGCACCTCGGCCTGGTTCTTCCTGATCCTGAACGTGTCCAAGGTGCCGTTCAGCGTGGGCCTCGGCCTGATCGACGCTCGCTCCCTGCTGCTCGACGCCTGCCTGCTGCTCTTCGTCCTGCCCGGGGCCTACCTGGGCCGGATATGCGTCGACCGGATCAACCAGAAGGTCTTCGACCGGATCGTCATCGGTGCGACGGTGATCGGCGGACTTCAACTGCTGCTGATCTGA
- a CDS encoding phosphocholine-specific phospholipase C has product MADMNRRRFFRIAGATAGFAALSGSIDRAAAIPAHRASGTLQDVGHIVVLMQENRSFDHYFGALKGVRGFGDPRPVTLPSGKSVWHQADATGKETLPFHPTADDLGMQFLQGLNHDWAGGHQAYNDGRYDRWIPAKTPTTMAHLTRDDIPFHYALADRFTVCDAYHCSFIGATDPNRYYLWSGHTGNDGTGGGPVLGNEERGYGWTTYPERLEEAGVSWKIYQDIGDGLDGPGGWGWIDDAYRGNYGDNSLLYFDKYRDAQPGDPLYDKARTGTDVAGGDGYFDGIAADVRAGTLPQISWVAAPEAFTEHSNFPSNYGAWYIARLLDALTSDPEVWSRTALFITYDENDGFFDHVVPPYPPTSADRGLSTADTSTEVYAGGASYGPGVYGLGPRVPMLVVSPWSTGGYVCSETFDHTSVLRFMEQRFGVREPNISPWRRAVCGDLTSAFDFARTGPAPGDLPDTSAYEPPDRERHPDYRPTPPAVGSLPKQEPGSRPARPLPYAPYVDGAVDARTGKIALTFSPGTAAGAQFYVTSGNRTDAPWTYTAEAGRTVSDAWNSAYSGGTHDLTVHGPNGFLRTFRSPGSTVGPEVTARHNDGSGNLDLTLTNPGDTEVRLTLSNADTYGGAEQSVTVRPGATVSRTMDLRAGRRWYDVSVTAEGDPVFRRRFAGHVETGDAGVSDPATATG; this is encoded by the coding sequence ATGGCTGATATGAATCGGCGCCGCTTCTTCCGGATAGCCGGTGCTACGGCGGGATTCGCCGCACTGTCGGGCAGCATCGACCGCGCCGCCGCCATCCCCGCCCACCGGGCCTCCGGGACGCTCCAGGATGTCGGACACATCGTCGTCCTGATGCAGGAGAACCGTTCCTTCGACCACTACTTCGGGGCGTTGAAAGGCGTGCGGGGGTTCGGGGACCCGCGGCCCGTGACGCTGCCGAGCGGGAAGTCCGTCTGGCATCAGGCCGACGCGACGGGCAAGGAGACCCTGCCGTTCCACCCGACCGCCGACGACTTGGGGATGCAGTTCCTCCAGGGCCTCAACCACGACTGGGCGGGCGGCCACCAGGCGTACAACGACGGTCGGTACGACCGCTGGATCCCGGCCAAGACGCCGACGACGATGGCCCATCTGACCCGGGACGACATCCCCTTCCACTACGCGCTCGCCGACCGGTTCACCGTGTGCGACGCCTACCACTGCTCGTTCATCGGGGCCACCGACCCCAACCGCTACTACCTCTGGTCGGGGCACACCGGCAACGACGGTACCGGCGGTGGACCCGTCCTCGGCAACGAGGAGCGCGGCTACGGCTGGACGACGTACCCCGAACGGCTGGAAGAGGCCGGGGTCTCCTGGAAGATCTACCAGGACATCGGCGACGGCCTGGACGGCCCGGGCGGCTGGGGCTGGATCGACGACGCCTACCGGGGCAACTACGGCGACAACTCGCTGCTCTACTTCGACAAGTACCGCGACGCCCAGCCCGGGGACCCGCTGTACGACAAGGCGCGCACCGGCACGGACGTGGCCGGCGGCGACGGCTACTTCGACGGCATCGCCGCCGACGTCCGGGCCGGAACCCTGCCGCAGATCTCCTGGGTCGCCGCCCCGGAGGCCTTCACCGAGCACTCCAACTTCCCCTCCAACTACGGCGCCTGGTACATCGCGCGGCTGCTGGACGCGCTGACGTCCGACCCCGAGGTGTGGAGCCGGACCGCCCTGTTCATCACCTACGACGAGAACGACGGCTTCTTCGACCACGTCGTGCCGCCCTATCCGCCGACCTCCGCCGACCGGGGCCTGTCCACGGCCGACACCTCGACCGAGGTGTACGCGGGCGGCGCCTCGTACGGCCCCGGGGTCTACGGACTCGGGCCGCGCGTCCCGATGCTGGTCGTCTCGCCCTGGAGCACCGGCGGCTATGTCTGCTCCGAGACCTTCGACCACACCTCGGTGCTGCGGTTCATGGAGCAGCGTTTCGGCGTGCGCGAGCCGAACATCTCACCGTGGCGGCGTGCCGTCTGCGGCGACCTGACCTCCGCCTTCGACTTCGCCCGCACCGGGCCCGCCCCCGGCGACCTGCCGGACACCTCCGCCTACGAGCCCCCGGACCGCGAACGCCACCCCGACTACCGGCCCACCCCGCCCGCGGTCGGATCGCTGCCGAAGCAGGAGCCGGGCAGCCGACCGGCCCGGCCGCTTCCGTACGCCCCCTACGTCGACGGCGCCGTCGACGCGCGCACCGGGAAGATCGCGCTCACCTTCAGCCCGGGCACGGCGGCCGGCGCGCAGTTCTACGTCACGTCCGGGAACCGGACCGACGCCCCGTGGACGTACACCGCCGAGGCCGGCCGGACGGTGTCGGACGCCTGGAACTCCGCCTACTCCGGCGGCACCCACGACCTCACGGTCCATGGCCCCAACGGCTTCCTCCGTACGTTCAGGAGCCCGGGTTCCACCGTCGGTCCCGAGGTCACCGCCCGCCACAACGACGGGAGCGGCAACCTCGACCTGACCCTCACCAACCCCGGCGACACCGAGGTACGCCTCACGCTCTCCAACGCCGACACCTACGGGGGAGCGGAGCAGTCGGTCACCGTCCGGCCCGGCGCCACCGTGTCGCGCACCATGGACCTGAGGGCGGGAAGGCGCTGGTACGACGTGTCCGTCACGGCCGAGGGCGACCCGGTCTTCCGGCGCCGCTTCGCCGGTCATGTCGAGACGGGCGACGCCGGGGTCAGCGACCCGGCAACGGCCACGGGCTGA
- a CDS encoding HAMP domain-containing sensor histidine kinase: protein MSLFWRIFLLNAAVLVAAGALLLLGPITVSTPVLLTEAMILTGGIAFMLAANAALLRLGLFPLQRVTRAMTTTDLLRPSPRPEVAGHGEIAALIETFNTMLDRLEAERATSSARALSAQEAERRRVAQELHDEVGQTLTAVLLELKRVADHAPEPLRGELRQVQEITRGSLDEIRRIARRLRPGVLEELGLVSALTALITETPTPDGLTIRRRTGKDLPALGAEAELVVYRIAQEALTNTVRHARATRLELSLRRSPGGVELRIRDDGRGLGDAPEGAGLRGMRERALLIGAEVFLGSGPQGGTEVRLDVPVPNGSK, encoded by the coding sequence TTGTCCCTGTTCTGGCGGATCTTCCTACTCAACGCCGCCGTGCTGGTGGCGGCCGGCGCCCTGCTGCTGCTCGGGCCGATCACTGTCTCCACCCCGGTCCTGCTGACCGAGGCCATGATCCTGACCGGCGGCATCGCTTTCATGCTCGCGGCCAACGCGGCCCTGCTCCGGCTCGGCCTCTTCCCGCTCCAGCGCGTCACCCGCGCGATGACGACCACCGATCTGCTGCGTCCGAGCCCGCGCCCCGAGGTCGCGGGTCACGGGGAGATCGCCGCGCTGATCGAGACGTTCAACACGATGCTGGACCGGCTGGAGGCCGAGCGGGCCACCAGCAGTGCGCGCGCGCTCTCCGCGCAGGAGGCCGAGCGCCGCCGTGTGGCGCAGGAGCTGCACGACGAGGTCGGGCAGACGCTGACCGCTGTCCTGCTGGAGCTGAAGCGGGTCGCCGACCACGCCCCGGAGCCGCTGCGCGGGGAGTTGCGGCAGGTCCAGGAGATCACCCGGGGGTCGCTCGACGAGATCCGCCGGATCGCCCGCCGGCTACGGCCCGGGGTGCTGGAGGAGCTGGGCCTGGTGAGCGCGCTGACGGCGCTGATCACCGAGACCCCGACGCCGGACGGGCTGACGATCCGCCGCCGGACGGGCAAGGACCTGCCCGCGTTGGGCGCCGAGGCCGAACTGGTCGTCTACCGGATCGCGCAGGAAGCCCTCACCAACACCGTCCGGCATGCCCGCGCCACCCGGCTCGAACTGTCGCTGCGGCGCAGCCCCGGCGGAGTGGAGCTGCGCATCCGCGACGACGGCCGCGGCCTCGGGGACGCCCCGGAGGGGGCGGGCCTGCGCGGTATGCGCGAACGCGCTCTGCTGATCGGCGCCGAGGTCTTCCTCGGTTCCGGCCCGCAGGGCGGCACCGAAGTACGTCTCGATGTGCCCGTCCCGAACGGAAGCAAGTGA
- a CDS encoding DUF2510 domain-containing protein, with product MTPPGWHPDPGHSGNGPAQERWWDGAQWTGHVRASPGAGRRRGIRIGVGVTVGAVVLAAIGGGVYLLGEDGGGRPDTAASSPSAVPDPPGAPDGGEKDGQEGDGGNGGENGDGQGPGDRLPPTEPGFATDLAAGISLPVPKGWKGTSGAVGAGLTTGEHPCPGDTAETCVRGGVFSAPAAAMKLTAGTPEEAAKKDIVLNAQESYGGKSYGKISSHEELKSEAVTVAGGKGYVVRWKVVTEKGDDGYVESLVFPSPTSKDMLVVVRSGFDVNKDAPKLSVLDDITRGIKAASGAGGSGGGGAV from the coding sequence ATGACCCCGCCCGGCTGGCATCCAGACCCCGGGCACTCAGGCAATGGCCCCGCTCAGGAACGCTGGTGGGACGGAGCCCAGTGGACCGGCCACGTCCGCGCGTCGCCCGGCGCGGGGCGTCGTCGCGGAATCCGCATCGGTGTCGGTGTGACGGTGGGCGCGGTGGTGCTCGCCGCCATCGGGGGCGGCGTGTATCTGCTCGGCGAGGACGGCGGCGGCCGGCCGGACACGGCTGCCTCCTCGCCGTCCGCCGTCCCCGATCCGCCGGGCGCACCGGACGGCGGCGAGAAGGACGGCCAGGAGGGCGACGGGGGGAACGGCGGGGAGAACGGAGACGGTCAGGGACCCGGTGACCGGCTTCCGCCGACCGAACCGGGCTTCGCGACGGATCTGGCCGCAGGGATCAGCCTTCCGGTGCCCAAGGGCTGGAAGGGAACCTCCGGGGCGGTCGGCGCAGGACTGACGACGGGTGAGCACCCCTGCCCCGGCGACACCGCCGAGACCTGCGTGCGCGGCGGGGTGTTCTCCGCCCCGGCGGCTGCCATGAAGCTCACCGCGGGGACGCCCGAGGAGGCGGCCAAGAAGGACATCGTCCTCAACGCGCAGGAGTCCTACGGCGGTAAGAGCTACGGGAAGATCTCCTCGCACGAGGAGCTGAAGTCCGAGGCCGTCACGGTGGCGGGCGGTAAGGGCTATGTCGTGCGCTGGAAGGTGGTGACGGAGAAGGGCGACGACGGCTACGTGGAATCGCTGGTGTTCCCCTCCCCCACATCCAAGGACATGCTCGTCGTGGTCCGGTCCGGGTTCGACGTCAACAAGGACGCGCCGAAGCTGTCCGTCCTCGACGACATCACCCGCGGGATCAAGGCCGCGTCCGGTGCCGGAGGAAGCGGCGGCGGCGGAGCCGTCTGA
- a CDS encoding DUF309 domain-containing protein yields the protein MNETRRDRDAEGRARNARPRDGLGRPLPYGTPGVERQPEGVVRTPSETLREAQRLLDAGMPFHAHEVFEDAWKSGPEDERELWRGLAQLAVGLTHSARGNTAGGARLLRRGAGALVPFAASRPHGIAVAELSDWARQLADRVEAGPTVDAAAEAPRLRR from the coding sequence GTGAACGAGACGCGCAGAGACCGTGATGCCGAGGGCCGGGCGCGCAACGCGCGCCCCCGTGACGGGCTGGGACGCCCCCTGCCGTACGGCACGCCCGGCGTCGAACGACAGCCGGAGGGGGTCGTCCGCACGCCCTCGGAGACGCTCCGGGAGGCGCAGCGACTACTGGACGCGGGAATGCCGTTCCACGCGCACGAGGTCTTCGAGGACGCCTGGAAGTCGGGTCCGGAGGACGAGCGCGAGCTCTGGCGGGGGCTGGCCCAGCTCGCGGTGGGGCTGACCCATTCGGCGCGGGGCAACACGGCGGGCGGCGCGCGGCTGCTGCGCCGGGGTGCGGGGGCGCTCGTCCCGTTCGCCGCGTCCCGGCCCCACGGGATCGCGGTCGCGGAACTGTCCGACTGGGCGCGGCAGTTGGCGGACCGGGTGGAGGCAGGCCCGACGGTCGACGCGGCGGCCGAGGCGCCCCGCCTGCGGAGGTAG
- a CDS encoding DUF899 domain-containing protein, giving the protein MNSPAIVPREEWLAARKELLAREKQFDRERDALSAQRRALPMVEVTEPYVFDGPDGTAGLVDLFDGRSQLIVYHFMLAPDWEAGCTGCSLLADNIGHLAHLHAARTSFAAVSRAPLARITKFRERMEWTFPWFSSHGTSFNYDFHVTMDESVTPVLFNFRTKEELREAGVGSWALSGEQHGLSVFLREGDRVFHTYSTYSRGTDLLNGTFNYLDLTPLGRQEEAGIMDWVRHHDDYGG; this is encoded by the coding sequence ATGAACAGTCCGGCGATTGTTCCGAGAGAAGAATGGTTAGCTGCCCGGAAGGAACTACTGGCACGGGAGAAGCAGTTCGACCGGGAACGGGACGCGCTCAGCGCACAGCGCCGGGCCCTGCCCATGGTCGAGGTCACCGAACCGTACGTCTTCGACGGTCCGGACGGCACGGCAGGCCTCGTCGACCTGTTCGACGGTCGCAGCCAGCTCATCGTCTACCACTTCATGCTGGCACCCGACTGGGAGGCCGGCTGCACCGGGTGCTCGCTCCTCGCAGACAACATCGGCCACTTGGCGCATCTGCACGCGGCCCGGACATCATTCGCCGCGGTCTCGCGCGCGCCTCTCGCGCGGATCACGAAGTTCCGTGAGCGCATGGAGTGGACCTTTCCCTGGTTTTCCTCCCACGGCACGTCGTTCAACTACGATTTCCACGTCACCATGGATGAATCCGTGACGCCCGTTCTCTTCAACTTCCGCACGAAGGAAGAGCTGCGGGAGGCCGGAGTCGGGTCCTGGGCCCTGAGCGGCGAGCAGCACGGCCTGAGCGTCTTCCTCCGCGAGGGCGACCGGGTGTTCCACACCTACTCGACGTACTCGCGCGGCACCGACCTCCTCAACGGCACCTTCAACTATCTGGACCTGACCCCCCTCGGGCGCCAGGAGGAGGCCGGGATCATGGACTGGGTCCGCCACCACGACGACTACGGCGGTTAG
- a CDS encoding alpha/beta hydrolase, with translation MSVVLLVHGLYHRPEHFGRVAERLRTAGIEVVVPELHRGSLAADTAAVQGAVDSLTEPPLVLGHSYGGSVITGVRGAGQLVYLAAFVPDTGESAATLGGASPRLQEAINPEPDGSTTLRPELAAEVLYNGCSEPLAAWAAGLLRPQAPGCGRGVPLHHSWKDTPSTYVVCAQDRVIDPALQRNMAARCTVVREWRTGHSPFVGHPGLLAELLEELMRR, from the coding sequence CTGTCTGTCGTACTGCTGGTTCATGGCCTGTACCACCGTCCCGAGCACTTCGGCAGAGTGGCGGAACGCTTGCGGACCGCGGGAATCGAGGTCGTCGTGCCCGAGCTCCACCGGGGCTCGCTGGCCGCCGACACCGCGGCGGTCCAGGGCGCCGTCGACTCCCTGACGGAGCCTCCGCTCGTGCTCGGCCACTCCTACGGCGGGTCGGTGATCACCGGAGTGCGCGGAGCGGGACAGCTGGTCTATCTGGCGGCCTTCGTGCCGGACACCGGCGAGAGCGCGGCCACCCTGGGCGGGGCGTCGCCGCGACTCCAGGAGGCGATCAACCCCGAGCCCGACGGATCGACCACTCTGCGTCCCGAGTTGGCCGCCGAGGTCCTCTACAACGGCTGCTCCGAACCCCTCGCCGCCTGGGCGGCCGGCCTGCTCCGCCCGCAGGCCCCCGGCTGCGGACGAGGAGTCCCGCTCCATCACAGCTGGAAGGACACGCCCTCCACCTACGTCGTCTGCGCCCAGGACCGGGTCATCGACCCCGCTCTGCAACGGAACATGGCCGCGCGGTGCACCGTGGTACGTGAGTGGCGGACGGGCCACTCCCCGTTCGTGGGGCACCCTGGTCTCCTCGCCGAACTCCTGGAGGAACTCATGCGGCGTTAA
- a CDS encoding NIPSNAP family protein: MITIHLKYEIDADKLEDFEEYGRRWVRLVNRFGGTHHGYFLPSEGDSDIAYALFSFPGLAAYERYRTDSMSDPECQEAFRLARDTRCIKRYERRFLRPLDDLA, encoded by the coding sequence ATGATCACCATTCACCTGAAGTACGAGATCGACGCGGACAAGCTCGAGGACTTCGAGGAGTACGGTCGCCGCTGGGTCCGCCTCGTCAACCGTTTCGGCGGAACGCACCACGGCTACTTCCTGCCGAGTGAGGGCGACAGCGACATCGCCTACGCCCTCTTCTCCTTTCCCGGCCTTGCCGCGTACGAGCGGTACCGCACGGACAGCATGTCCGACCCGGAGTGCCAGGAGGCGTTTCGGCTGGCCCGTGACACCCGCTGTATCAAGCGGTACGAGCGCCGCTTCCTCCGGCCGCTCGACGACCTCGCCTAA
- a CDS encoding DUF3040 domain-containing protein, which translates to MPTYDERLRDLEEQLRDDDPGFAEAMSGGTPRTPREYRRRNAWVGLAVGLAALGTGIAVGHGLLIAAGLVVSGAAAQLFDPQRGRLHGRDIPSAR; encoded by the coding sequence ATGCCCACGTACGACGAGCGGCTGCGTGACCTGGAGGAGCAGCTGCGTGACGACGATCCCGGGTTCGCCGAGGCGATGTCCGGCGGGACCCCGCGTACCCCGCGCGAGTACCGCCGCCGCAACGCCTGGGTGGGGCTCGCCGTCGGGCTCGCCGCACTGGGCACCGGTATCGCCGTGGGCCACGGTCTCCTGATCGCCGCCGGCCTGGTCGTCTCCGGAGCGGCGGCCCAGCTCTTCGACCCGCAGCGCGGACGTCTGCACGGGCGGGACATCCCCAGCGCCCGCTGA